TCAAGGACGGAGTATTTGATCCAGAGTCAAGTTCACGCAAAGGGCGCGGAAGCAATATAGATTTCCCATTTTCGTGGGTCTATACCGCACTTGGCTATCCGACTGTCAGAGAGTACGTCGGCATGCCTGAAGAGCCAACGCCAAAACCCGTCGCCGCCAATAAGCGCACGGAAGCTTCGACGCTCTTGGTTTCGATGTTCGGTGACTCATCCAAAGGACGGCCTGCTGCGATCGACGATTCACGGGAAATCGGCGAGCTAGCTAGTGCCCTCGGCGACGAAGACAAAGCCGATCTTCTTCGACAAGGTCATAGGCTGGAAGAAGTACTTTATATGACCCTTCCGCCGGCCACACGTTTAAACGACGGATTGTCGGAATGCCGGGATATCCTTCAAACGATTGCATCGATGCTGGCGGAGACGATGGTGGCTGACGAGGTAGCTGAGAAGTACGCCCCACTTGCCAAAAGAGTTCGCAATCTCGCCGGATCTATCCACCGAAAACTCGTTTCTGCCGACGACGACGAGGAAATTTGATCGTGGCGACTAGACCAAGAAAAAACGCAAACGAGTGGGAAAACCGGGCATTCATACAAAGCATCTCGGGGAACGCCGATCAAACAGAGTGGAAGGCTGTTAAAGACGGTCGAGCAAATCTGCAGGCTGGGATTATGGACGACCGGATCGCCGATGCAACTGAGCAATTTGTAGGCGATGACAGCAAGGACACTGTTTTCCAAAAGTCAGAAGCGACATACGAGACGCTAACAGGCACGCTGACAGAAGAGATTCTTTGGAGGCAAAAGGTCCTTGGCAAAGACTATCCGTTCGAGATCCAAGGAGGGAGCCTAGTCCATGTACCTGGCACCTCAATGGTGTATGAGGCGCTGCTAGGCATTACGCAAGCAGAAACTCTCACTGAGGGTGATCACACCATCCTGCCCCGTTGGTTCGAGCGAATCGCAGTTGTTACTGCACAGTCCTACCTCGGCCCAACGAGCGTGGCCAGACACACGGGCTGGCCGCGACCTTGGGCTCAGAAAAAGGAATTCAAGGCAGTCGTCGACCTGCTGAATGAATTGACCGGTAAGCGCAACGGCGAATGGCAATGGCACCCCGCAGACGATCGGCCAACGAGCCCTACGACGACTGATGTGAAAGACGGTGGTGTCGATGTTGTCGCTTGGATTCCGCATCTTGACGAACGAACGGGCCAACTGTACCTGCTCGGTCAATGCGCTTGCGGCGGCGATTGGACTACGAAATTCGACGACATTAATATTGACGATCTAACCCAATGGGCAAAAATCTCAGTCGTCCCTCCAATCCGATCCTTTTTCACGCCATATCGGGTGGCGACCCCTTACATGAGGGACGCTTCGCGAAAAGCGGGTATCGTTTTTGATCGCATCCGCATCGTTTCAGTGCTTCGAAAGGGACATCGCAGCCAGATTGTTGCTCGCCTGCCCAGAGTATTCACCCGACTTATCAATGTGGCGAAGCTGCCCAAGCCGCCCAAGGCAGCAGCCGCGCCTCAGCCCCAGACGTCAGGAAGCGCTTGAGCCACAGCTCGAAAAAGTGGCGGGGGTACCGCGTTACCAACAACTCGGTACCTCATCGCCAACGAAGAAGCTTCGGAGTCTGGAAACTTAAAACGCTTGCCGAAACCTTGTAGTCGCGCTGCCTCGCGATACGAAAATCGCCGTGCCGGTCCGTCACTTTCGAACTCCCACTTGTCTGTGTGAATTCGACGAAGCGATGGACTGATCGGATGCAACGGCATATGGCGCATATGGCTGACGATCGTCTTCGCTGTCTCATTCCAATCCCTTCTGCGATTGCGAGACAGGTAGTACCAGTGAAACGGATCCTCACAAAATTCGCCCATGGGCCAATCTGGCATTCCTGTCAGGGTGTCCTCGATCGTCACGAGTCGCTTCCTGCCTTCACCATGAGTCGGCGTTGGGAAGTGATATTCAGCGCGGAGATCGTTGCGAATACCGACTATTAGAATCCGTTTCCGCTCTTGCGGCACTCCGAAATCTTGGGCGTTCAGCAGTTCCGCTTTTACCGAATACCCGTACTTACCTGCAGTCGAAAACTTCGCGATCTGATCATCAAGCAGGTGCTTATAGGTTGACCGGCGCATTCCAGACACGTTCTCGACAATGAACGCCTTCGGGCCAATCTGTCGAAGTGCCCGCAAGAACTCCAGATACAGGAAATTGATGTTACGGTCGGCGTCTCTTGCCCCCCCTTGCGAAAATCCCTGGCAAGGGTAGCACCCCACCAAAAGTTCGGCTGACGGGAAAGACTTTATTTTCGAAACGTCACCAAGATGGTAGTCGGTGTCCGGATGGTTGGCCAAGTACACATCCCTCGCGTACGGCAACACATCGTTGGCCATCAGAACGTCGAACCCAGCCTTAACCAGACCGGCATCAGACCCCCCGCACCCTGTAAATAACGAAACAGCCGTTGGCATCTATTCTCCTTTGTCGACCGCATTATATACAGACAGAGCGCTGCCCCCACTGATGCAATTGACATGACAGCGCCTGCTCACGGCACGTCATCATACCTACCAACGTAGTGGAAAGCCTTTGCCGTTCAAGCATCTAGTGATCTTCCGCCCCCTTGCAAGTGCCCGCGCAACCATCGAAGGATTCGCGACTAGCCGGCAGTTCAAGCAGCCTTGCGATGTTCGTAGTACGGTCGCTCGCGGTCGTCGAGAATGGCGTAAAGCGCTGCCAGATCAGACGGAACCGGATTGAGCCACGTGTCAACGTTCTCCGGCTTGATCGGGATAATGCAGCGATCGTGACCGGCCGCTGCGACTTCCGCGGGCGGCTCGTCGGTGATCGCCGCGAATGACAGCAGGTCGGGTTGACCTGGCGCCTGCCAGTGTGACCATAGACAAGCCACCAGCATTTCCCCTCCCGTGTCCGGACCAAACTCCAGAACGACGTTGTCATCCTTCTCGCCCGGCGCCAGTTCGCGGCCTTCCATTTTGGCGCGACTCACGTTTTCGTAAAACGCGCTGACAACCATTAGCCCGTGCGAATAGCCGAAGAGCGACTTCCAGAATCCCTCGAGGTTGTCGCGGCGCGCGTTGTATGTCCCCGGGTATTTGGTGTCGTAGAACGCCGGCTTGCCCGCCGGCCGGCACTGGTAGCGCATCGGCTTGATAACCCGCTTCCCGTTCTCGATGACCATCACCGGTGCATAGGTGCCGGGAAAAATTCGCGAGTCGCGATCTTTCAGATCAACCCGGCGAAGATCGTCGAGCCGGCGCATCGCCGCGTCAATCTTGTCGGCGGCGATCCGTTTGCTCTCGGTCGCAGCCTTGGTGGCTTTACTCTGTAGCACGCGCTCGGCGTCGGCGAGCCGCGTTCGCTGCCTGAACAGTTCCTGCTCGAGAGCAGCGACCTGGCCTGAATTGAATTGGTCAATTGCTGCTTTGATGTCGAGCAGTTCCGCGCCCTTCGGCTCGGTGAATGCCGCATCGACAGCCTTGGGAATCCTGGCCTTGCTGCCGTTCGCACGTTCCCAGTACAGGATCGCGAACTCGCGCAAATTCAGGCTGGCGCCGAACGCCTTCACATATTTCTTGTAGTCCGCCTCAATCTGCGCCGAGTAGCACATGTACGCCTCCGAAATTTTGAGACGACTCTATGATACCGCCGACCGCCCCGGATATACTGTACATCCATACAGGTTTTTCACGAACAGCGTCAACAATCATCCGACAAATCTGGGAGGAAGCGATGGACGCAATGAGCTTGAAGGGAGCGCAGTTGGATTACTGGGTCGCATGCGCGGAGCGTCAGAACGGTCATGCCGAATCCGACGCAATACCGACTCCGCCGCCGGCGTTCTCGTCGGATCGTGCGCTTGCTGACGCAATTATTGATCGCGAAGGCATCGTTGTCGTCTTAGCCGTAGATGCCGAGTTCGGCAATCAATACATCGCGGGCGCAGGGCCGGCGAATGCCTACGGATTTCCGAACGCCTCTGATGGGCTGTGGATGGGCGACGGCAGGCTTGAAGCGGCAATGCGTTGCTACGTGGACCGGACTTTCACGCCTCAGCGCGCGACGGACTAGCGGTGGCTGCTCAAAACTGACTGGGACGCGAGTTCGGCGACGCGCGCAGCAGACGTCGCCCATTCATGTGGGATCTCGCGGTGTGGCCACGCGACTTTTTGAGCAAGAAATGAAGTTGCCGAAATTCACTCCGCCGTCGCTCGCAGATCTCCGCAAGTGGTGGTCGAAGCACCGGCGCGAACGCGAAGTCCAGACGTTAATACTCGAGGTTCAGTACCTGAGGTTGCTGTTGCTCGACCTGCGGGAAATGGCCGACGACGGTGTTCGGCTCGCGCGCGAGGCGGACAAGAGACTCGTCGGGCGTGACTCGCCGATCATGGGGCTGCGGATCCGGCTAGCGCAGGAAGTACTGAGGATTGGGGAAATTGACGACACTCCGCCACTCGACGCGCCTAGGTCCGTCCGCGAGTACCAGCGGCCGGCGGAGGCACTCGCTTACGAGCGGGGGGAGATGATGCGGCGCCGGAAAAGGCAAACGGCGCCGTGACGCTGCCGCCCTTCAAACCACCAACTATCGACGAACTGCGCGACTGGTACCGGCGATACAGAACAAATGAGGATGTCTGGCGCCTCATCCTGGAGGTGCAGCATGCACGGATGACGCTCGTCGAGATGACGGCGTTGCTCGGCAAGGTCGAGCGCGCCGCCCGCCGCGCCGACTTCGGGCGCCTGACAAGCGGGGCAGCCCCATTGCACAGCGTGAGTTCACTCGCATGGGAAGAAATGGTGCGCGCTGGGCTCGTCAACTCTTCAATCAACCCGACGATGGCGGACGCCCCCACTACGAAGGGCGCGGCCGGTTTCGATTTCGATCCGGATGAAGCGGAGGATCGTCGGCTCGAGGAATTGGCGCGCATGATCGCTCGCGCACATCAGACACGGTAGCGCCTCGACCTAGGCGCCGAACTTATTCAACAGATTCGTTCTGCGGCTGTGCTAGTTTCGTATTCCTTTGACCACTTGCGCAATCGCCAACTGCTGGCGCGCACCGCTGCGGCCGACCGCCGTGAAAGAAAACTGAAGATGTACAAATCGATCGCTGCCGCAACCGACTGGTATTTTGCGCAAAAGCCGGAAAGGCCGACGTATGACAGAATCGTCTGGAACCTCGCTGCATGGGGTCTCAAACAGAACGGCGAAATAGTCGGGCTGGTCAGCGTAACCGAAGGAGGGAAACCAAAACTTGTCGCCATTCCCGATTTGGAGGGAATGTACCTTCACAAGAGTCAACTTTCTCCCGCCGAAGTGGTCGCCACCGTAACGCTCTAATTGCGCGTCAACCTCGACAGGAAATTGTTCTAGTGTACCCGCCACAAATAGCACGCCACGGCAGACGGCTTTTAGGCACTACCGCCCCCACTTGCGGAGAACGCGCGATTGGCGCTGCAAAACCGTCGGCTCGCTGGCAGCAAGTTCCGGTGTTGTATGCAGTCGAAAACCGCTTAAAAATGCGTATCCGGTGACTCGAACGCACGTCCAATGGTCAGGCCGACAGCGGCGCTCATAATGCCGACGGCGCCGCCCGTGATGGTGCCGATCTGACCGAGCAGCGGTGCCGCCTTGGCGACAGTCGACGCAAGATCGGACCAGTTCATGCAACGGCCCCCAGTGCGCGGTTCAGTTGCCACCCATATTCGAACGCCTCCTGACTGGGATTCTTTTCTGCGATCTCGACATAGCGAACCGACTGCAACGCCGTCACCATGCCGAGCAAGACACGATGGCCGTCTGCGCCTCGCAGTGCATAGAACGCCTTCACCGCAGCGAGTGTCATCGGACCGAGGCCACCGTCGACGGCAATGTCCGGAAACGATTTCCCTTGCTGGTTAAGCACGTTGAGTGCGCGCTGCATGAACTGAACGCCCGTTGCCGTCCCCATGTTCACGCCGATATCGAGCAGCTTGTTCGCAAGCGCCGCATCGATCGCCGCGAGCTGGTCTAGATGCGGCTGTGTCCAATAGCACTTCGTGTAGATATCTACTGCTGTCGAGCGCGGCATTTGTTCCATCGGACCCGTGTATCCATACGCCCGCGCTCGAGCGACAGTCACCCCCCACATGGTCTCGCCGCCAGCGTCTGCCGGGTTGTTCGAATAGCCGCCTTCGCGGCCGATCACACCGTCGATATACGTTTGAATGTTATCCATGGTTACCCTCTTCCAAGCTTGCTGCGCTTCCAGACGCCCCCAAGTACTTCCCACAGCTCGCGCAGGTCGCCGCGGTAAATCTCGACGACTGCGAGTATGAATAGATCCGGGGTCAGCTCTGACGGCTCCACCGGAGTCCAATACCAGCCGAACCACACGCGCAGCGCGATAGTTGCGTAGGTCACGAAAAGCGCCCAGCGCAGGATCTGACCGCCGCGCGAGACGGACTCACCCTTTGGGATATCGGCGAACATAAGCCGCCACGCGATGCGGGTCGAAACCGCACCGGTCAGCAACAGCAGCGCGAAATCGACGGGCCCGTGCGCATGCAGATATCGCATCAGGTCAGGAATCGTCATTTGCCTTTCCTCCAGGAAGTTTTCCTAACGCCCAGGCTCGAATGCGATCGAGCGTGGACGGAACGTTGCGCTCTACCCAATCGAGCGCCGGTATGGCGATCGTCACGATGGACACCGCCGGAACGAATCCCACTAGCCAGCCGGGCAACGTCGGAAAGCGTGGCATTGCCCAGTTCGACAGGTAGAACCCGCCGACAAGCGACACACTGAAATAAATAGCCTTGTGCCAACGCGATGGTTCCCGCGCGCGCATCAGGTACATGGCAGACCCACAGACAATTCCAGCAAGCACGCCCGAGTCGTGCGGCAGGTGCAGCCCGTTCATTGCGACACCACTCACCAGTCCAAACACGGTTGCTCCCGCAGCCGATGCAACGGGTTCAGCCATAGACCTCCTCTGCCAATAAAAAACCGCCCGAAGGCGGCATATGAGACACGCATGCGTAGCAACGCGATCAGCAGATCGGCAGCGGCGATGCGACTCGTTGGGCCAGCGATGCGTTGCTGATTTCC
This genomic stretch from Paraburkholderia dioscoreae harbors:
- a CDS encoding DNA cytosine methyltransferase → MPTAVSLFTGCGGSDAGLVKAGFDVLMANDVLPYARDVYLANHPDTDYHLGDVSKIKSFPSAELLVGCYPCQGFSQGGARDADRNINFLYLEFLRALRQIGPKAFIVENVSGMRRSTYKHLLDDQIAKFSTAGKYGYSVKAELLNAQDFGVPQERKRILIVGIRNDLRAEYHFPTPTHGEGRKRLVTIEDTLTGMPDWPMGEFCEDPFHWYYLSRNRRRDWNETAKTIVSHMRHMPLHPISPSLRRIHTDKWEFESDGPARRFSYREAARLQGFGKRFKFPDSEASSLAMRYRVVGNAVPPPLFRAVAQALPDVWG
- a CDS encoding SOS response-associated peptidase family protein, which produces MCYSAQIEADYKKYVKAFGASLNLREFAILYWERANGSKARIPKAVDAAFTEPKGAELLDIKAAIDQFNSGQVAALEQELFRQRTRLADAERVLQSKATKAATESKRIAADKIDAAMRRLDDLRRVDLKDRDSRIFPGTYAPVMVIENGKRVIKPMRYQCRPAGKPAFYDTKYPGTYNARRDNLEGFWKSLFGYSHGLMVVSAFYENVSRAKMEGRELAPGEKDDNVVLEFGPDTGGEMLVACLWSHWQAPGQPDLLSFAAITDEPPAEVAAAGHDRCIIPIKPENVDTWLNPVPSDLAALYAILDDRERPYYEHRKAA
- a CDS encoding methionyl-tRNA formyltransferase, encoding MRNRQLLARTAAADRRERKLKMYKSIAAATDWYFAQKPERPTYDRIVWNLAAWGLKQNGEIVGLVSVTEGGKPKLVAIPDLEGMYLHKSQLSPAEVVATVTL
- a CDS encoding glycoside hydrolase family 108 protein codes for the protein MDNIQTYIDGVIGREGGYSNNPADAGGETMWGVTVARARAYGYTGPMEQMPRSTAVDIYTKCYWTQPHLDQLAAIDAALANKLLDIGVNMGTATGVQFMQRALNVLNQQGKSFPDIAVDGGLGPMTLAAVKAFYALRGADGHRVLLGMVTALQSVRYVEIAEKNPSQEAFEYGWQLNRALGAVA
- a CDS encoding putative holin — translated: MAEPVASAAGATVFGLVSGVAMNGLHLPHDSGVLAGIVCGSAMYLMRAREPSRWHKAIYFSVSLVGGFYLSNWAMPRFPTLPGWLVGFVPAVSIVTIAIPALDWVERNVPSTLDRIRAWALGKLPGGKANDDS